The Microaerobacter geothermalis nucleotide sequence GGTAGAGCAGGCAAAATTGTGGAAGAACCCATTGATCTGAAAGAAGAGTCTCTGAAGACTAAGGTACTTCGAATGATTAAAGATATGGGAGAAAAGGTAAATCTCGAAGAAGCTGATATTATCGTGGCTGGTGGAAAGGGACTTCGGGATGCTGAAGGATTTAAATTGGTTCATCAATTGGCAGAGGTTTTGGGAGGCCAAGTTGGTGCCAGCCGTGATGCGGTTGAAGCTGGTTGGATCGGTCATGCCCATCAAGTGGGGCAAACCGGAGTAACTGTTGGTCCAAAGATTTATTTTGCTATTGGTATATCCGGTGCCGTTCAACATACGGTGGGAATGCAAAATTCTGAGTTAATCATTGCCATAAATAACGATCCCAATGCTCCAATCTTTGATCACTGTCATTACGCTATTGTAGGAGATGCCTTTGAGGTTGTTCCTAAATTAATTGAAGAATTTAAAAAGTCGATACAACAAGGTGGTGAAGTCAAGTATGGCTGAGAAGTTTGATGTCATCGTTGTGGGTGCTGGTCCGGCAGGTACTTCCTGTGCCTATACTTTGGCAAAAGCAGGGGTTAACGTTCTTCTCATTGAAAGAGGGGAATACCCGGGAGCCAAGAACGTGATGGGTGGCGTACTGTACCGGAAACAGATGGAGGAATTAATTCCTGGTTTTTACAAGGAAGCTCCTGTAGAACGTCCCGTTGTGGAACAGCGCTTCTGGATGCTGGGAGAGAAATCTGCCGTAACCATGGGATATAAGGGATTGGAATGGGGAGAAGAGCCATACAATAATTTTACCGTGTTGCGCGCGAAATTTGATCAGTGGTTTGCCAGCAAAGCCGTGGAAGCCGGAGCCCTTCTAATAAATGAAACCGTTGTGAAGGAGTGTATTGTGGAAGATGGTCGGGTCGTGGGAGTTCGCACGGACCGTCCAGATGGCGATGTGTATGCTGACGTTGTGGTTTTAGCCGATGGAGTAAACTCTTTATTGGCCAAATCCCTTGGATTCCACAAGGAATTTAAACCATCCCAAGTTGCATTGGCTGTGATGGAAGTATTAAATCTGCCTGCTTCCAAAATTGAAGACCGCTTTAATCTAGAGCCTAACCAAGGCTGCACCATCGAATTATTTGGTGATGCAACAAAGGGAATGGTAGGTACGGCATTTATTTACACCAATAAGGAGAGCATTAATATCGGAGTTGGGGCTACTTTGTCCAGTTTGATTAAATCAAAACTTCGCCCCTATGACCTGTTGGATTATGTCAAGAACCATCCTGTAATTCGTCCGCTGGTCAATGGAGGCGAGCCCCAGGAATATGCGGCACACTTGATCCCAGAGGGTGGATATCATGCGATGCCCAAGTTGGTAGGACACGGAGTCGTGGTTGTAGGGGATGCCGGTCAGATGGTTAATTCCATCCATCGTGAAGGATCTAACATGGCAATGACTTCCGGCCGCTTGGCTGCCGAAACGATTCTTTTGGCCAGGGAAGCCAATGATTTTTCAGAAAATATGCTGGATAGCTATCGGGTAAGACTCATGGACAGCTTTGTAGGAAAAGACTTGAAGAAGTATAAAGATGCGACCCATACCTTTGAAGAAAATCCGCAGTATTTCAAGGAATATATCCCCATGCTAAATAAAGCAGCCAGCGAAATGTTTACCGTTGACGGAACACCGAAGAGGGACAAACAGAAGAAGATTTTGCAAATGGTAAGTCAACGGCGGGGCACATTTAAAGCCCTTTCCGATATCTATCGAGCATGGAAGGTGATGAAATAATGAGCGCAATTCCTTTGAAAAAGGCGGATATAGAGGCGAAACAGTATTTGGTTCGGTTTAATGCAGACACAAAGTCTCATTTGACGGTGTTGGATCATGATGTGTGTTTAACCCAATGTCCAGATAAACTATGTACTCTTTTTTGCCCGGGAGAAGTGTATAAATGGGAAGGAACAAGAATGGCCGTTGGGTTTGAAGGATGCCATGAATGTGGAAGCTGCCGGATTGGATGTCCACATGAAAATATTAAATGGGAATATCCGAAGGGCGGAAAAGGGATCGTATTCCGTTTGGCGTAAAGGAATTTAGAACACTCCGAAATCATACCGGAGTGTTCTTTTGCAAAATAAACCGAATTATGCTTGTGGATGTTTATTGATAAACTTAGCTACTTCTTATTGATGATGTTTCCGGCGATTTTTTCAAAAAACCCGGGAGCCAGTTGATAAAGAATAGCGCCGATGGCCATTGGAACAGGAATATTTACCTCCCTTTTCGGGAATTTGATCAATCGAACGATTTTTTTGGCAACAGCTTCCGGTTTAATAAGAAAGGGTTTTATTCTGTTCTTATAGGTTCCTTCTGGGTCAGAGATAGAAAAGAAAGGAGTATCAATGGGACCGGGATTGACGGCCGATACATGGATTCCCGTACCCGACAGCTCCTGTCTCAGACTACTGGTAAAGCCCAAAACGGCATGTTTGGTTGCGGAATATCCGGTTGATTTGGCAGTTCCCACTTTTCCGGCAATGGAAGCCACGTTAATAATATGGCCACTCCGTTGTTTCAACAGATAGGGAAGAGCATGCTTGGTACAGCGTACGGTTCCCATATAGTTGACATTCATCATCTCCTCAAAATCTTGAAGTTCAGTGTCTGACAACATGGCAAACTTTCCAAAACCCGCATTATTTATCAATACATCAAGTCTTTCAAATTGTTGAATGGTTTTCTCTATCATCTGTCGAACATCATTTTCATCTCTTACATCGGTGGGAACAGTGATCCCTGTTCCCCCATTTTCTTTAACCAGTTGTAAGGTGTTGTACAATTCTTCTGTTCTTCTGGCGGCCAATACGAGGATGCAACCCTCTTTTGCCAATGAAACGGCTGTGGCTCTGCCGATTCCGCTGGATGCTCCGGTAATGATGATCACTTTTCCTTTCATGTTGTCTCTTTTCATTTAGTTTTATATCCCCCTTTTCAAACATTTCATCTGGATTCATCCATATTTTTTGCACATACCATCCATTACTAGACGTGTAATTATTCTATCTGAATGTTTCGATTCGTTTCAAACACAAAATAGTTAACTAAAAAAAGGATAGTCATTCATTTGCAACTTGTGTATAGTAGTATATATATTTGATAAACATAATATTCTGAAAATAGGCATAGGAGTGAAAACATGAAAAAACATGTTTATGATGCTCATGTTCATCTTTTTCCCAATTCTTTGTTAAAGGCCATTTATTATTGGTTTGAACGGGCCGGCTGGAAGATCTGGTATCGAGATCAATGGACACCCCAGTTGGTTTCCCATATGGACAGCATCGGGATAAAAAAAGCATTGGTTTTGGGGTATGCCCATAAACCAGGAATGTCGCTGGAACTGAATCAGTGGCTTCACGAACTTCAAAAATCTTATCATCACCTCTTTCCATTGGGATGTATTCACCAGGA carries:
- a CDS encoding FAD-dependent oxidoreductase; amino-acid sequence: MAEKFDVIVVGAGPAGTSCAYTLAKAGVNVLLIERGEYPGAKNVMGGVLYRKQMEELIPGFYKEAPVERPVVEQRFWMLGEKSAVTMGYKGLEWGEEPYNNFTVLRAKFDQWFASKAVEAGALLINETVVKECIVEDGRVVGVRTDRPDGDVYADVVVLADGVNSLLAKSLGFHKEFKPSQVALAVMEVLNLPASKIEDRFNLEPNQGCTIELFGDATKGMVGTAFIYTNKESINIGVGATLSSLIKSKLRPYDLLDYVKNHPVIRPLVNGGEPQEYAAHLIPEGGYHAMPKLVGHGVVVVGDAGQMVNSIHREGSNMAMTSGRLAAETILLAREANDFSENMLDSYRVRLMDSFVGKDLKKYKDATHTFEENPQYFKEYIPMLNKAASEMFTVDGTPKRDKQKKILQMVSQRRGTFKALSDIYRAWKVMK
- a CDS encoding ferredoxin family protein; translated protein: MEGDEIMSAIPLKKADIEAKQYLVRFNADTKSHLTVLDHDVCLTQCPDKLCTLFCPGEVYKWEGTRMAVGFEGCHECGSCRIGCPHENIKWEYPKGGKGIVFRLA
- a CDS encoding SDR family oxidoreductase, which gives rise to MKRDNMKGKVIIITGASSGIGRATAVSLAKEGCILVLAARRTEELYNTLQLVKENGGTGITVPTDVRDENDVRQMIEKTIQQFERLDVLINNAGFGKFAMLSDTELQDFEEMMNVNYMGTVRCTKHALPYLLKQRSGHIINVASIAGKVGTAKSTGYSATKHAVLGFTSSLRQELSGTGIHVSAVNPGPIDTPFFSISDPEGTYKNRIKPFLIKPEAVAKKIVRLIKFPKREVNIPVPMAIGAILYQLAPGFFEKIAGNIINKK